In Acidaminococcales bacterium, the genomic window AATGAGCGCGCGCGCGGCGGAAAGTTACATAAACAAATTGACGCAGACGGCGGAGAGGGCAACGCAGCCCCCGCCTGCGGACATACATACGGCAGAGATAGAAGATCGGCTCGCTTTGGCTTTGGGGACGCAGGTGCGCGTCAAAAGGCAAGGCGGCAAGGGAAAGATTTTGATTGATTTTTATTCCGACCAGGATCTGGAACGGTTGCTGGAAATATTTTCACGGCCGCAGCCGCCGGCCGTTGTCGGCAAAGGCGGGTTTGCGGTATAGGCTGTTGGGCGGGAAGCTGATCCTAAGTTGGATGGCCGGCAACGAAAGCGTTGAAAGCTCATAGTTCGGTATTTGCGTAAAAGCGCGTAAGGCGCCGGTTAAGCCAACGGCAAGCGCGGGAGGAATTAATGCGGGGGACGATAATCAACGCCGCCAGCATCGTCGGCGGCGGCATGCTGGGTTTGTTTTTGAAAAAAGGCATTCCGGAAAGCTGCCAGCAGACCATAATGCGGGGAATAGGCTTGGTGATCATTGTTATCGGCGGGCAAATGGCCTTGAAGGGCGACATGCTCGTCATGCTCAGCAGCGTGGCCGTGGGCGGCCTGGCCGGGGAATTTCTGGCGCTTGACCGGCGGCTGGCGGCAGCCGCCGGCTGGCTGTCAAAAATGGCGCCCAGCTGCGGCGGCACGGACAAACAGGCGTTGGGCAAAGGATTCATAACGGCTACGTTAGTATATTGCGTGGGTTCCATGGGCGTTGTCGGCAGCATACAGGATGGGCTGACGGGCGATGCCGGCATACTTTTTGTCAAGGCCATGCTGGATGGGATAACCGCCGTTTTTTTTGCTTCCACTTTGGGCGCGGGCGTACTTTTTGCCGCCTTGCCGGTCTTTTTGTATCAGGGGGCGATAACCGTTATGGCCGGTTTTTTGTCCGGCGTGCTGGCGCAGGAAGTAATTGCCGAAGTAAACGCCGCCGGCGGCGTGCTGGTCATGGGGATAGCCTTTGCCCTGCTGGGCGTCTGTGAGATAAAGATCGCCAATCTTTTGCCCGCGCTGCTTTTTGCGGCGGTTATCGCGGCGATTTGCCATTAAGGAACTTCTGATAACGGTTTGCGGTGCCGCGCCGAATTTGCGCCTTACGGGGCAACCTCGCCACTTAGCGGCCTTTGCGCAGACAAAAGGCGCTTGCGCCAGAGCGGACAGCCGGCAGTAAAATTTTGCGCGCCTGCGGCTGCAAAAAAACGCTGCTGCCTGACCAGGCGAAAAACCTTTTGACGCCGCATCCGCCGGCAATTATCAGAAATGCCCTATGGTCTGAGGTTGCGCAAAAAACATCCCGCCGCGCCCAAGGAGAAGTTTATGTATTTGAACAAAAGCAAAGCGGACAGCGTCCAGGAAGCCATAAACGGTTGGGAAGAAAGCGGCGACTTGGACAAAGAAACCGCCGGCAGGCTGCGCGCAACCATCCAAATAGCCTCTTTTGATTGGAAACGGCTGGCTGCCTGGGGATTTTATTTTGCCATAGCCTGCTTCGCCGCCTCGGCGGCCGCGCTCGTCGCCGCCCCTTGGTTTGTCCTCTTTTTGCGGGAAATTTTTCAAAGTGACTTTGGCCGGCTTGTCTTGAGCGCATCTCTTTCCGCAGTTCTTTATTTTTATGCTTTTAAACTGCGGCAGAGACGGCCTGAACGCGTTTATTTAAACCAGGCGGCGCTTTTTCTGGCTGTCCTGGCCAACGCTTGGGCGGTGGGGGAGACGGGGATTTTTTTCAGCAAGGGCAGCGGCCATTTTTCCTTGCTCTTTCTTTTATCCTGCATTATTTATGCTTTGATCGGTTATTTCGGCAAAGCGAGGTTGGTCTGGATTTTCGCGCTGCTTTCTTTCGGGGCGTGGATGGGGGCGGAAACCGGCTATGTTTCAGGCTGGGGCGCTTATTATCTGGGCATGAACTATCCCTTGCGCTTTACCCTGCTCGGCCTGCTGCTGACGGGGACGAGCCTTTGTCTGCGCCGGGACGCTAAGTTCAGCTTATTTTTCCCCGTTACCCTTTCTGTCAGCCTGCTTTATCTTTTCCTTTCCCTCTGGCTGTTGTCCATTTTCGGCAATTATGCCTACGATGCTTGGCAGCGCGTCAGGCAGATAGAACTTTTTCACTGGTCGCTGCTTTTTGCCGCCGCCGCCGCCGCGTCCTTCGGCCTGGGGCTGAAAATGGACATTCGCATGCTGCGCGGCTACGGCCTTGTGTTTTTGGCCATCAATCTTTACACCAGGTTTTTCGAATATTTTTGGGACGCTTTGGACAAGGCGCTGTTTTTTGCTTTGCTGGGCCTTTCCCTTTGGCTTTTGGCCAAAAGATCGGAAAACTTGTGGCTGGAAGCGGAAAAGCAGTTCGGGCGGCTGCTGGACAAATACGAATGACGGTGGAAACCCTTTGCCTCGGGGAAATCCTTAACCTTGCCAACGCCGGGGGCAAAAATTTTTAAGAAAGAAGGAACAAGGAAAATAATGGAAGCGCTATTTGGCGCGGCAGGCATATCCCAGCCTGCCGCCGCAGTTTTGGCCGTAGTCGTGGCCGCAGC contains:
- a CDS encoding DUF554 domain-containing protein encodes the protein MRGTIINAASIVGGGMLGLFLKKGIPESCQQTIMRGIGLVIIVIGGQMALKGDMLVMLSSVAVGGLAGEFLALDRRLAAAAGWLSKMAPSCGGTDKQALGKGFITATLVYCVGSMGVVGSIQDGLTGDAGILFVKAMLDGITAVFFASTLGAGVLFAALPVFLYQGAITVMAGFLSGVLAQEVIAEVNAAGGVLVMGIAFALLGVCEIKIANLLPALLFAAVIAAICH